The genome window ACTTGCTCGTCGCGACCTGAACGACGTCGAGGCCGCGCTTCGCGAGCGTCGCTGCTGCAAGCGACGCGGCCGGGTGCTTGCCGACAACGACGACCGGGGCGAGCTTCATCTTCGCAGCCTTCTTCGCCATGCGACACGCTATGTGACGTCAGTCGAAGCTCTGCAGCCCACGCACCTCACCGTCGTCGGCTTCGTCGACGACATCGACCTCGCCCGCGGCGGCCTGGATCGCCTTCTCGAGCGTTCGATGGTTCAGTTCGTCGACGTGCAGGAACGTCCCGGGAAGCTTCTTTGCGGCGTAGAGGTGCGATGACACGAGGGACACCCGCTCGAACGCCTCCGTCGACATGGGCCGTTCGGCAGGCTCGCTCAGCATCGATGTCGCAAGTGTCAGAACGGCCTCGGAGAGTGGCTCATTTGCGAAGACCGCGGCGACGAAGTGGACCTCACCGGCACGGATCGCGAAGAGCTTGGCGGCCCCGTTGCCACCCGGCTGGACGGCCAGGAACCGCATGTCTTCCACGCGCCGCGTGTGGCGATAGTGCTTCTGGCGAAGCGAGCGGAGCTGCTCGCCCCGCTTCTTCAGCTCGGCCGCGACTTCGAACTTCGTCGCCGCCGCCGACTGTCGCATGCGTTGGTCGACCTCTGCGACCGCTCGTGGCACGTCGGCCATGAGTGCTGCCGCCTCACCGCAAAGCGCTCGATAGGCGTCGAGTGACACACCGCTTGGCGGACCCTCGCATGGGCCGACGCACTTCCCCATCTCGCGCCACTGGCACGGATCGCTCTTGTCGCTCAGCAGTCGATCGCGATCCCGGCACAGATCGAAGAGCTCTTCGATCGATCGGACGTACTTGTCGGCCGCGTGCTTATCGCCAATTGGTCCGACGTAGGTGCCGGTTCGCTTGTCGATCTGATTTTGCTTCGTCAGTCGCGGGAACTTCGTAGCCGGATTGAAATGGACGAACCACGCCGGCGTGAAGCCGAGTACGCCGCCGTAGCTCTCCGGGAAGCACGCACGGGCGGCTTCGAGGTAACGCAGATCCTGCTCGAAGGCACTGTCGACGCGTGTGTAGCGGACGTGCTTCGTGATGGCCGACAGGTCGGCCGTTCGTGCGCTGCCGACTTCCGGATCGAGCCGTCGTTTGAGGCTTGCCCGGAGGTTCTTGACGCACAGCAGCTGCAGCGGCCGGTCGTCGGCGTCCGTCATCAGGTAGACCGCCCACGCTGCGGGAACATCCTGTGCGAACGTCGCGACGCCCACTTCGGCGTCGAAGGTCGCAACGTGCTCGAACAGATCGTCGTACCGCGGCATGCCCGTCACGCCGCGGAGGCTTCAGAAGAGCCAGATGCGAAAAACTCATCGAAAACGACCTCTTTGCCGGTATCGCTGCTGGCATAGAGCGCGTCGAGGATCTGCATGGTCACCAGCCCATGCTCGGCCGAGCAGATTGGGTCGCGACCTTCGCGGATCGCATCGAGGAAGTCAGACTGCACAGTCGGAACCGCGGGCGGGTTCGAGATAACTGAGTCCTGGAATCCGCCGTGACGTCGGCTGTAGACCGTCAGGTCGTTGGGCCCGCCTTGGTAGCCGTGCAGCTCTCGTCGGGCACCACCGTCGGTGCCGTAGACCTGCAGGACGCGGTGCTCCGGGATGTGGTGATGGCTGGCCCAGGAAATCTCCATCTCGGCTGATGCGCCGTTCTCGAAACGCACGAAGGCGACGCTGAAGTCGTCGACGTCCATCTCCAACTCGGGCACGTCGACCTTGGCGAACTTGGTGTAGATCTGCGATGAGAGCGACTTGATCTTCGGGTGCCCCATGACGTGCAACAGCTGATCGAGCTGGTGGACGCCCAGATCGATCATCGCCCCGCCGCCGGCGAGTTTCTTGCTGACAAAGCCGGGCCTCGCCGGAATGCCGCGGCGTCGGTGCCACAGGGTTCGACCGAAGTAGAGCTCGCCCAGGTCTCCCGCGACCGCGTAGCGATGCATGGCCGCGACGAACGGATTCATGCGGTGGTTGAAATGGATGCCCAGCGTCTTGCCGGTCTCCTTCGACACGTCGATCATCGACGTCGCCTCGGCCGTGTTCATGGCCATGGGCTTCTCGCACAGGACGTGCTTGCCGGCCTTCATCGCGGCGATCGACAGCGGCATGTGCGTCGCGTTCGGCGTGCAGACGCTGATGACGTCGACATCGGCGTCTTCGAAAAGATGCTGTGCGTCCGTGTAAACCCGGCTGATTCCAAAGTTATCTGCCGCCTTCTGTGCCTTGTCGCGATCGAGATCGCACACGGCAACGGCGTCGCAGGCCTCAGCGTCCTGGAAAGCACTCAGGTGTGCCTGACCGATGCCGACCCCGATCACCGCGGCCCGGAGGTGCAGCTTCTCACTACTCTCTTGCATGCCCGCGAGCATAGCTGCCCGCGTCAAGACGACGCGGCCTGCGACGCGCCAATCGCACGTCGAACTTCTTGAAGCATCTGGTCCACGCGGAACGGCTTGAAGAGAATCGCGCTCAGCCCTTCCTGGCTAGCACGGACGATGCAATGGTTCGGGTCGTACCCGAAACCCGTCATCAAAATGACCGCCGGCGGCTGGGCGAGCGTCCGTGTGGCGGCGAAGACGTCGTAGCCGCTCAGATCGGGCATTCGGATGTCGCTGAGTATGAGGTCAAAACCTGCCTGCAACGTGTTGATCGCCTCACGTCCGGTCCGGCACGTCGTGACGACGGCACGGTGCTTTTTCAAGACTGCTGCGACGGTTTCACGGATCGACTCCTCGTCGTCGACTACGAGAACGCGTGCGCCGCTGATCGCATCGTGCACTTCAGGCTCGATCGACACCTCGCGACTGCGTGTACCCAACAGAACGTTCGGACCTTTCGACGCATCGCGCATGCCTTCGCGGATCTGCTCGACGTTCTGAAGGATCGCACGCAGGCGGTCGTGGAGCTTCTCCTCCCCGACGAAGTCGTCCAGCAGGCTCTGGGCATCCAGCGCGATGTCGTTCAGCGGACCGGCCACCTCGCCAGCGACGTTGTCGGCGACCTTCTTGTTGGTCGCGGCACGCTCGCTCACGAGCAGCCGCAGGATGCTCATCGCGATCGCGACATATCGGCCGAAGATTTCCGCAAACTGGCGGTCGTCCTCGTCGAACGCCCCGAGCGAGCGACTTTCGACATTGAGCACGCCGACGATCGTGTCGTCAAGCGTTAGCGGCACCGTCAAGCTGCTCTGGGCACCGTCCAGCCCCGGGATGTACCGCGAGTCTCGTCCGACGTCGTGGCAGATGTAGCTGCGGCCGGTGCGTGCGACGTACCCCGAAATCCCATTGGCCTCGTCGTCGGCGACGAGCTCGACGTCCAGGGCTTCTGGCGGTAACCCGTCGGACAACACCGGCTCGAGCTTGCTGCCATTCGGATCAACCAGCCGGATGCAGAAGTGGTCGAAGCTCATCAGGTCACGCGTCGCCCGGATGACCCGCTCCTCGACCACTTTCAATCGCTCGGCGGGCGTCATCGCATCGACGGCCTGGCTTTCGATCCGCACGAGCTCCGCACCGGCCTTGTCGATCGCGTCGATCTTTCGCTGCAGACGACGATGCTCAGACGCGTCGAAGATAACAGCGACGGCGACCTGCTCTCGGTCGTGGGTGCTTCGTCCAACGACGACCTCGAGGTGGTGGTCTTCACCCGCGGCGAGCTGGAAACGCCTCGACGACCGATCGGCGGCATCGTGCCGCAGCACGTCGATGCAGACGCGTCGCACTTGCTCCCGCACGGCAGCGGGCCAGCGTGCCAGCCGCTCACCTGCGTAGAGCTCGTGTTCATTCACGTTGACGACAAGAACGCCCTCGCCAACCGCGTCGAGAAGCGACGCATCAGACGGCAGGTCCATCGAAGGTGGCGTTTCGAGCGTCGGTGTCACGGCAGACGTCGCAGCAAAGTGGCCCCGGCGGCCAAGCTAATCCCGGCAGGTGTCTTGCGAAAGCGATTCTGCACCTTTTTTCGTCAATCACGACCGAAGGGCTTCATTAGCCGCGACCGCGTCGCTGGCCACGACGGTCCGCTGGATGACCTCTTCGCCACGAGCCCATGCGGCAGTGAGTCGTACCCGCTCCGCATCGAGTGGTTCGGCGTAGGCGGCGATGGGAGAGTGGCAGTCGCCGTCGAGAAGCTCGACCACCCGCCGCTCCACCGCAACGGCACGCCGCGTCGCCGGATCGTCCAGCGGCCGGACGAGGTCTCGGACATCGACTTCATCACGACGGCACTGCACGAGCAACGCCCCTTGTCCGGCCGCCGGCGGATGGTCGTCAGGCGGCAAGATCCGGAGCCGCAAACCGCTCAACTCGTCCGACGCATCGTCCAGCAGCCCAAGCCGTCGCAGACCGGCCGCTGCGAGTAGCGTCGCGTCCACCTCGCCCGTCCGCAGTTTCTCGAGCCGTGTGTCCACGTTGCCGCGGAACGGCACGATTCGAAGATCCGGCCTGTCGTGTCGCATCAGCATCGCTCGGCGCGGACTCGACGTCCCCAGCCGTGCGTCCACCGGCAACGTGTCCAGGCCCGGCCGCAGGATCAGCACATCCCGCACATCCTCACGGGTCGGAATGGCTGCCGCGACCAACTCCTCGACGCCGTCCGTCAGCGGCATCGTCACAGGCACGTCCTTCAGACTGTGGACGGCCAGGTCGGCCTCGCATCGGAGCAGTGCCTGCTCGACCTCGGTGACGAAGAGTCCCTTGCCGCCGTGACGGGTGAGATCGCCCTGATCACGATCGCCTTGCGTCGTGAGCCCGACGAGTTCGACCCGGACGTCTGGATGAGCCTGCTCGATGGCTTTGGCGACCTTTCGACTCTGCGCAAGGGCAAGTCGGCTTTGACGGGTCGCCAGACGCAGCACACGCACGACGAAGTTTAGTGTCGCGATCGTCTGGCCGAAGCTTTGAGCCGGGGACGCGCCTTCCTACACTGCCGAACATGAGCGTTGCCGAAGCTGCCCCGCCCCGTCAGAAGTCCCCAGCCACCCAGGCCGACCGCAATGGGGCCTCGCACGCCAAACCTGGTGCCGTGCAGGACATCCGTACGCCGCGGAAGATGGACGCCCTTTTTGAACCGTCCACGGACGGCGACAAGGAACGTGCCCGGCTGCGCATGATGATGCTGATCAGGCGCTTCGAAGAGAGCATGTACCGCGAATACACCTCGCCGCGCACGCTCGAAGACGGCACGAAGGAGATGAAGATCGGTGGCTTCTGCCACCTCTACAGCGGTCAGGAGGCCATCGCCGTCGGTTGCGAAGCGGCGATGAACCGGGAGAAGCACGACGATCAGCTCATCAACGCCTACCGCTGCCACGGTCACTCGCTGGCCCTGGGAATGAGCCCGCACGTCGCTGCAGCTGAGCTTTTTGGCAAAGCGACCGGCTGCAGCAAGGGCAAAGGCGGCTCGATGCACCTCTTCGACGCGTCGCAAGGCAACAACGGCGGCCACGGCATCGTCGGTGGTCACCTTCCCGTCGCCGTCGGCCTCGCCTTCGCCCAGTGGTACAAAAAGACCGGCGGCGTCACGTTCTGCTTCTTTGGCGACGGAGCCATCAACCAGGGCGCACATAACGAAGCCCTCAACCTTGCCAGCCTCTACAAGCTGCCCGTCATTTGGGTCATCGAGAACAACGCCGTCGCCATGGGCACGCAGGTCGAGCGGCACAGTGCCGAAACCGACCTCGCCAAGCGTGGCCTGGGCTACGACATGCCCACGTACAACCTCGACGCCAACGACCTCGACGCGACGATCGAGTTGTTCAGCGAATGCGTCGCCCGCGGCCGCGAAGGCAACGGGCCCTCATACATCAGCGCCAACACCTTCCGCTTCCGCGGCCACTCGATGAGCGACCCGCTCAAGTACCGCACCCGCGAAGAAGCGGAATCGGCAAAGGTTCGGGACCCGATCAGCCTCTACGAAATCAAGCTTCGCGAAGCCGGCTTCCTGAACGACGCTCAGGCCGAGTCGATGGAGAAGGAGATCCGAGCCGAAGTCAAAGCCGCCATCAAGCAAGCCGACGCCGACCCGCACCCGGATGTCGAGAGCCGCTTCGAAGACGCCATCGCGGAGACGTATCCGCTGGAGGTCGACTAATGGCGATCCATGATGAAGGCGATTCGTGGAAGCATCGAGACGACGAAGCTCCTCGCCCGAGGAGCTTCGAGGAGCAAATCCAGGAACTCTCGCGTGCCAGGCCTTTCGAACCCTTCACGATCGTGATGAGTTCCGGAGATCGTCTGCACGTGACGAGCGAGTTCGCCTTGGCCCTGGGTCCGGTCACCTTCACGGTCTATTTGCCTGGTGGTGGGACGGCCCGCCTTCGTAAGAAGGAAATCGTGGTGGTTGAGATACCTGAGCCAGCCGCCTGAGCTGTGTTTTCTCCGCCTTCACGCGACGCGTGCAACTGGCGGCCACCGCTACCCTGCCCGGTTTTCCCAAGAAACCAGATAAATGCCCGAGATTCAATACCGACAAGCCCTTCGCGACGCCATGACCGAGGAGATGGAGCGCGACGACAACGTGTTCCTCATGGGCGAAGAAGTCGCCGAGTACAACGGGGCGTACAAGGTCTCCGAGGGTATGCTCGACAAGTTCGGGCCGCGCCGCATCTTCGACACGCCGATCAGCGAGACCGGCTTCAGCGGCCTGGGCGTGGGCGCGGCGTGCATGGGGCTCCGGCCGATCATCGAGTTCATGAGCTGGTCGTTCACGCTCGTCTGTGCCGACCAGATCATCAATAACGCCGCCAACGTCCGCTACATGTCCGGCGGGCAGTACAAAGTCCCCGTCGTCTTCCGCGGTGGCAACGGCATCGCCCACCAGCTCGGTGCCACCCACAGCCACCGCGTCGAGACGATCTACGGCCGTATCCCCGGCCTCGTCACCCTCTGCCCCGCCACGCCGTACGAGGCCAAGGGCCTGCTTAAGGCCGCGATTCGGTGCGACGACCCGGTCTGCTTCCTTGAAAGCGAGATCATGCTCAACGACAAGGGTGAGGTGCCAGACGCGGAGTATGTCCTGCCCATCGGCAAGGCCGACGTGATGCGTGAAGGCGACGCGTGCACCGTCGTCTCCTATGGCAAGAGCCTCGCCCGCTTCGCCAAGCCGGCCGTCGAACAGCTTGCCGACGACGGAATCGACTGCGAGCTCATCAGCCTCCGCAGCCTCCGCCCGCTCGACACCGAGACGATCGCCGAGAGCATCAAGAAGACCAATCGCTGCGTCATCGTCGACGAGGACTACGGCCTCTACGGCATGGGCGCCGGCGTGATGGAGAAGATCTACAAGACCAGCTTCGATGACCTCGACGCCCCCATCGGTCGCGTTCACAGCGACGACATCCCAGTGCCCTATGGCCACTACATGGAAGAAGCGATGCTGCCGAGTGTCGAGAAGATCAAGGCGGCCGTGAAGGCAGCTTGCTACACTTCGTGAACCAGCCTCTCCCTTTCACCAGATATGACAAGTGGCCCCAACAAACAACGGGCTTTTGGTACGGGCTTCTTGATAAAAGCTCTCGCGGTTGCGTTTGTGGCTTGGGTGATTTTGGGACTCGCTGCACCCCTCGTAACGTATTGGCTCATTCCCGGAATGAAAGATCATTGGGCGGGAGTCGGACCGATCGGAGACCTCTTCGGTGTTGCGAACTCCTTCTTTTCAGCATGCGCACTTCTTGGTGTGCTGCTAACACTGTTGCAGCAGAATCGCAGCCTTGAGCAACAGCAAGAGAGCTTGACTCAGCAGCGTGCAAGCCTCGACATCCAGAATCGCGAGCTACGTCAGTCAGTGGAGGCGCAGAAACAAACCGCAGACAATCACAAACGAGCACTGGCTGCAGAAGTTCTGCTACCGCTGATGTCAGAGAGCCGTGACGGCGAAATGGGCGAGTCTCGCCAGCGCGTAGCCTCGTTCTTTCGGCATGAAGACGCAGCATCCCGTTTCAGACACATGTATCTCAGGTCCATTAGAAAGGAAGATGGCCTGAGTGACGTAGACTCTAGTCTCTATGAAACTCTGGATGATGACAGGCGAAAGATAAAGTTGCTAATCATGAAGGTTTTTCAGCTTCGCGACCAAGAAATCGTTCCTAATGACGATCTTGCACGCCTTGTAATTAGCGTAACTGCTGTCGGCCTGGTAAAGTTCGCGCTATCTCCTATAGAGAAGATCCTCATCAACGATCCCGGTTACAATCCTCCCTGGATTAGCTGGACGTTAAGCCTGTATGATGCAGAGGATGTTGATCGATACTGGAATCGAGGCAATCGGTGATTCGGCGGCAGTGAAGAGTCGTAAGGCTAGCGTGCGCGAAATTCTCGCACTCGGTCGACTGGCGGAGGATTTGTCCTCGGCCTAGGCCTCGTACGGGGCCCGCCCCCGCTACTCTGGTGCGCCGCTTGTTTTCGAGGCTGATCATGTCGCTACCGTGACGGCATGGCTGACTGGATGTGGAGTGCGTTGATCGCCGTGCCGATGGTGCTCGCGATGGCGGGCGGTGCGACCGCCGACGAGGCGGACGACGACCCCAAGCCCGCGGCGGAGCAGCCGGCGTTCAAGAGTCGGCAGGACACGACGCACACGGTCAACGGCCTGACCTTCCAAGCGACGGCGGCTGAGTTGGACATGAAGGACGACGCCGGCGTCACGCGGGGGACGATCTTCTTCACCTACTACACCGCCCTCGATGGCGACGGGAAGCCGCTGCACGAGACCGAGCCCCGACCAATCACCTACGTCTTCAACGGCGGGCCCGGTGCGGCGAGCGTGTGGCTGCACCTCGGCACGGCCGGGCCGTTCCGCGTGGATCTGCCGGACGACGGCACGCCGCCCGCGCCGCCGAGCACGGTGGTCGAGAACGAGGCGAGCTGGCTGCCGGCGACGGACCTGTGCTTCATCGATCCCGTCGGCACGGGCTTCAGCCGGGCGGCGACGAAGAAGGTCGACAAGGAC of Planctomycetota bacterium contains these proteins:
- a CDS encoding thiamine pyrophosphate-dependent enzyme, giving the protein MSVAEAAPPRQKSPATQADRNGASHAKPGAVQDIRTPRKMDALFEPSTDGDKERARLRMMMLIRRFEESMYREYTSPRTLEDGTKEMKIGGFCHLYSGQEAIAVGCEAAMNREKHDDQLINAYRCHGHSLALGMSPHVAAAELFGKATGCSKGKGGSMHLFDASQGNNGGHGIVGGHLPVAVGLAFAQWYKKTGGVTFCFFGDGAINQGAHNEALNLASLYKLPVIWVIENNAVAMGTQVERHSAETDLAKRGLGYDMPTYNLDANDLDATIELFSECVARGREGNGPSYISANTFRFRGHSMSDPLKYRTREEAESAKVRDPISLYEIKLREAGFLNDAQAESMEKEIRAEVKAAIKQADADPHPDVESRFEDAIAETYPLEVD
- a CDS encoding alpha-ketoacid dehydrogenase subunit beta, with product MPEIQYRQALRDAMTEEMERDDNVFLMGEEVAEYNGAYKVSEGMLDKFGPRRIFDTPISETGFSGLGVGAACMGLRPIIEFMSWSFTLVCADQIINNAANVRYMSGGQYKVPVVFRGGNGIAHQLGATHSHRVETIYGRIPGLVTLCPATPYEAKGLLKAAIRCDDPVCFLESEIMLNDKGEVPDAEYVLPIGKADVMREGDACTVVSYGKSLARFAKPAVEQLADDGIDCELISLRSLRPLDTETIAESIKKTNRCVIVDEDYGLYGMGAGVMEKIYKTSFDDLDAPIGRVHSDDIPVPYGHYMEEAMLPSVEKIKAAVKAACYTS
- a CDS encoding Gfo/Idh/MocA family oxidoreductase; its protein translation is MQESSEKLHLRAAVIGVGIGQAHLSAFQDAEACDAVAVCDLDRDKAQKAADNFGISRVYTDAQHLFEDADVDVISVCTPNATHMPLSIAAMKAGKHVLCEKPMAMNTAEATSMIDVSKETGKTLGIHFNHRMNPFVAAMHRYAVAGDLGELYFGRTLWHRRRGIPARPGFVSKKLAGGGAMIDLGVHQLDQLLHVMGHPKIKSLSSQIYTKFAKVDVPELEMDVDDFSVAFVRFENGASAEMEISWASHHHIPEHRVLQVYGTDGGARRELHGYQGGPNDLTVYSRRHGGFQDSVISNPPAVPTVQSDFLDAIREGRDPICSAEHGLVTMQILDALYASSDTGKEVVFDEFFASGSSEASAA
- a CDS encoding response regulator; amino-acid sequence: MDLPSDASLLDAVGEGVLVVNVNEHELYAGERLARWPAAVREQVRRVCIDVLRHDAADRSSRRFQLAAGEDHHLEVVVGRSTHDREQVAVAVIFDASEHRRLQRKIDAIDKAGAELVRIESQAVDAMTPAERLKVVEERVIRATRDLMSFDHFCIRLVDPNGSKLEPVLSDGLPPEALDVELVADDEANGISGYVARTGRSYICHDVGRDSRYIPGLDGAQSSLTVPLTLDDTIVGVLNVESRSLGAFDEDDRQFAEIFGRYVAIAMSILRLLVSERAATNKKVADNVAGEVAGPLNDIALDAQSLLDDFVGEEKLHDRLRAILQNVEQIREGMRDASKGPNVLLGTRSREVSIEPEVHDAISGARVLVVDDEESIRETVAAVLKKHRAVVTTCRTGREAINTLQAGFDLILSDIRMPDLSGYDVFAATRTLAQPPAVILMTGFGYDPNHCIVRASQEGLSAILFKPFRVDQMLQEVRRAIGASQAASS
- the hemC gene encoding hydroxymethylbilane synthase, with the translated sequence MRVLRLATRQSRLALAQSRKVAKAIEQAHPDVRVELVGLTTQGDRDQGDLTRHGGKGLFVTEVEQALLRCEADLAVHSLKDVPVTMPLTDGVEELVAAAIPTREDVRDVLILRPGLDTLPVDARLGTSSPRRAMLMRHDRPDLRIVPFRGNVDTRLEKLRTGEVDATLLAAAGLRRLGLLDDASDELSGLRLRILPPDDHPPAAGQGALLVQCRRDEVDVRDLVRPLDDPATRRAVAVERRVVELLDGDCHSPIAAYAEPLDAERVRLTAAWARGEEVIQRTVVASDAVAANEALRS